The genome window GCTGTTCTGTGAGTTCTGCGGCCATATGGGCAAGGATCTAAAACCTGAGGAAATAGATGCTTACGAAGACTGCTACGCAGGATCTTCGATTGATCTGGTTAGCTGGTGTCAGGATTTTCTCGAAGAAACTGGACAGCTTGATTCCATCCCTGAAAATCTACGCTTCTACTTTGATTATGAGGCGTACGCCAGAGACATGGAGATCAACGACATCTTCACCATTGACCATAATGGCGAAACTCACGTGTTTTGGCATCGGTAGTAAAAAATGGAGAGGGTCACCGCCCTCTCCAAACATGGTAACAAAAAGGACAATAACGGATAAATTATAGCAACCAGCGGTTAACCTTTCCCACTACATTTTCCTCACTGGCACCAAATTCTGGGTCATCACCGAAGCGGATCGATCCGTGACGACGATTCTGCTGCCAAACGAATACTGACGCTCTGCTATCCATGAGCGTTTCGCCATGGATAATATAAAGAAATTTCATCTTTTCCCATATTTCTGGTTTAAATCCTCATTTTCGTTACTCTCTTCATATGGGGCATCCCCCATGAGACGATGGAATCTGCGCAAGAACCAAATAATACTGAGGACTGGATCAATGAGCTGGAAGGCCCTCTGACCCGTTTTGCGCTCTCGGTGGGATTATCAAGTCACGATGCTGAGGATGCTGTTCAGGATGCGTTGATTGCGCTGGTGCGAACTCTCGAAAAGAAGCCTGACTCCATTCGAAGCCCCAAAGCCTACGCCTTCACCATTGTCCGGAACAACGCCAACAAACGGTTTCGCGAGCGCACCCGCCGAAACGAGGTAGAAATGCCGGAACATCTTCCTGAAACCCCTGATGAGGATGACATCTATCAAGAGCCTGTTTTAAAGGAGTCCTTCCAATCCGCTTATGCCAACCTTTCCGTCCTCGAGCGTGATCTGTTGCAAAAATACTACGTCGAGAAATGGACATACGAGCAAATCGGCTCGGAGCTGGGTTGCTCAGCTCAAAATGCCTGGAAAACCATCAAGAAAATCGTCTCGAACACTCTTACAGGAGAATTAAGAAAAGCCCTCTATCAAGTCGACCCCGACTTAGCCAACGAACTCTTTCCCCACTAACATCATGGACAATCCCGAAGAATTAGAAATCGGCTTCCTGATCGAGCTTGCCATCACTGGTGAAGCTGATTCGGAGCAGTATAACGAGGTCATGGATCGTGTGGAGAACGAGCCAGAAATCGCTGAACTCTATCAGCAAGCACTCGCCGAACACAAGTTACTGGAGGCCGCGCTTCCTACTTCCGAGCAGGAACTTGCTCAACAACAGGTCAGAGAAGCTGAAAGGCTGCGCCTAATTGCTGAGAAACAACGCCTTGAGCAAAAAAACGACCTCGATCTGGGAATGTAGACGATTGCGGCACGTATAGAGCATGAATCCGCAGGGCTTAGACCCTTCACCTTAACGGGGTATAGATAGCGGTATCAGAGTGGTTTTATGACAGGGTCTCCCAAGTCTTTTTGGGAATAATGTGGGCACTTGATGCCGGACAAAAGAGACAATAATCCGGATGGCTTTAATGTTTGCTCAATGCCATTATAATCCATTCTAGCTGGCATGGCTCCATGTCTGCTCCATCCGGTTACTAGGTGCATCAAGTATCCAATAGCAGTAGAAGCAAGCACCCCATTGGGCCACACAACTTGAGGCTGTGGTCCTGCTCCATAATCTTGGGCCTCTTCAGCAAGATTTTCCTCAGTAATAACCCTTAAACAATGAAGGCAGATTTCTCCAGGTATTGATATCGCTGCCTGGCCATGCATCCTTGGAGGGCTCTCTAAGTCGTTCACCACAATCATCCCAATATCAATCATCGGAATCATTCGGGCTCGACAAAAATACTCAATATCGCGGCGAGCCGAGAAACTATCAACGCAGCCGATAATTACATCACAATCGTTCAGGGCTTCTATTTTCTCTTCCCAACGTAGAGGTCGTGAGTCAATCAGAGCATCAGGCTGTAAGCCTCTATATAAAACCTCTGCGACAATCGTCTTGTCTAACTCATCCTCGACACAGCCTTTCGTTCCTCCAACAAGTCGATTCAAGTTGGTGTTGGTAATTGTGTCGTAATCGCAGAGAACTGTATTTTGAAAGCCAATGTGAGCCAGCTGTTGGTTGATATGACTTCCTCCCCCACCCAATCCAATAATGCCAATTTTTGCTCCTGCTATTACACCCGCAGCATCATTACCAAGAAAGCTTTGACGATCATAACGATCATCTTGTGAAGTATGGTTTTCGTAAAATAGAGCATCACGTCCTTTATACAGAGTCATGGGCCACCCTACTACTGTCATCTTTTGCAGCGGGCTAATAGTTCTATCGAGAGCAAGAATCTGACCTGATAGAGATCTTTCCGACAGCACCGCCCAGCCATGTAACTGACCCGGACTAATATTAGATATACTTCGGGCAACCTTAGGCCCTTCTTCCAGATCTGTCGGGCTTGGGATCGTAGAGTAGTCTCGCCCATGAGTATGAACCCATAATTGTCCAGATCCAGAATCTATGGAGCGTTGCATAGCCGCATGAATTGCCTCCTCTGACATTCTGGCCCCGCACGACATATCTTCTATGTAATGTTCGTCAGGTATTATATGATAATCATGACAAAGTAACAACGGCTGCTCTCCATTGGATATGACTTTGAAAGAAAGAAATCCTAGTCGTTCATATGCATGATCGTGAGGTCGATCAAGATCATCAAGGACTTGCGTTAACAAGGCATCAGAAATTTTCAGTAAGGGTTTCATTTTCTAAATGCAATTAAGTGGTTCTGAAACATTTGGAGTAGTGTCTGCTCTTCGGGTGTTTTCCAAGAAACAGCCCACCATCGCTTTCCCAATATTAATACGCCCTTAGCGTTCCAATTTTTGCCTTGCCCGTGATGCGCAACCTCTGATGAGAGAAAAAGCCTGGAACTGTATCCATCGCGTGGCGTCGGGCAAAGTAACCCATCGACACACTCAGGGGTACAGCCTTCTGGCAGTATCAGTTTGCCAATAAGAATGTATTCAGTCCCAGACTCTTCACCTAGAGATAACTCAGGGCATATACTACGCAATGCCTCAATTTCCTCGTGGTTTATCATCTGCTTATGATGCTCCGCCACTTGGGCAGTTGCTTGCAAAAACTTCTCCTCCAACGATCTCAATATGGCCTTTGTCTTCTACTGAGGTCACGCGACCATCAATAAGCATGCAAAGAGTGTCCTCTTGAGGGATCTTTGGATCGGGTTTATTTTTGATACGAGCAACTGGATACTTTCCAGGTTTGATCTGATACTTTTTACCATCAATGGTAACCTCTACTGTTTTTGATTCGGCCTTAGTGCCGTTTGTGTTTGTCTTCATATTCTTGCGAGTTGAATTAATGAGGCGCTTGCCTTCATTAAATACCTCGTAAGAACTTGGCAGGAGGGATGGTTCTTGTTAAAAAAAACTGACTATTTTAATCAGTTAATCGACCGCGTCCCATGAGAGCATAGTCAGAATCAATCCTCCATAACCTAAAGATATTGACTCCTCCCACATATCAATTTCTCTGAATGAAGTAGGAAACCATGTCTTCGAACAAAACTTTTTCTCCGTGATGTTTGTAGTAGAATCTGTAGACGATGCCGCTGAACAGGTGGGAATTTTCGATCCTTTGGAAATCCAGTAACCCATTGCATTCGCTTCATCCGATGGAATCCCGTATTTCACCACGCCATTCTCTGAAATTACTACCACACAGGGCTCTTCTGTAAATTTGGTGTAACGAATGGCTGAGCATTCTCTAGAAGCATTACATTCCTTGGCAACGGCTAAAACTTGCTCAAGGGTGAGCACGGAGTCTCTCGCCATTTTCTTTTCTAGAAGGATCGAGGGAATCAACAGCGCAGCAGCAAATGCATCAGCTTCACGTTCCATGGGTTCATCACAAAAAAAACCGGGCTGAGAATTATGAGTTTTCCCACTCATGAGAACTTCGCGATGTTCTGGGATAAAAAAATGCCCAAGTTCGTGAGCGACTGAAAATCTAACACGCGTTTCTGCCGCATCTAAATTGTCAGGGTAATACAAGAGAAACCGATTTACTTCAGTATGATACTCAATGCGCCCAAAAAAATCAGAACTACATTTCGTGACTGGGCAAAGGCTAATGTTTTCTCTTGTGGCAATACCAAAGACATCAACAGGTGCTTGCTCTATTTCATGAGCGTCAAGCACCTCGTCAGCGAGTGTTTCATTTTTACTGATCATCCTGCTCTTTGCGCTTGTTACGTAGCTCCTCCAATATTTTATTTCTTACTTCCTCAATCGAAGAGCGGGTATCCTCGTCAAAATCATCATCAGCATTGTCACGATTCATAGCTGCTATTTCATATTGCGATTCTGCTACTTCAATTTCGTCAGATTGGGGCGTATATTCTCCAGATAGTTTTGAAACTAAACTCTCTCTGATTGAGAGTATGAGTTTGCTGTCATCTCCCCGGTTCTCATTTGAAGCGTCCTGAAAACACGTCTCCACATCCATATCAGTGGGTTCATCCCTGACGGGAAGAAGAGATGCTGCAATGAGAGCATCCAGTGCCTTATCATCATATTTTGGATTCATCATTATTTGGTATAATTTGAGTTGCTTCGATTTCAGTTCTTACAATATAGCACATCGCTGAATTTTTTGCGAAGAGCCAACCTTGCGGCTTTTGCACTTGCCAATGTAGGGCGCTCTCCTGTGTTTTTCTCGATTTCCTGACATAATTCGTCCACGGAGAGGCTAATTGGAAAGGCCCCTTCCATGGCATCTGCAACAATGCGCTGCATTCGTGGCAGAGTTGGAATTAAAGTTCTAAATTCCTCAATGATATCTGCTGCCACGCCTTGGGAAGCTAGCACCGCCCAGTCAGACGATACCCCAGATGATATTAAGATACTTGCTATATCTCCATGATAGTCTGGATCAACTTTGCGCTTAGGGTTTTTTTTCCTAAGAAGATCTATGCCTCGTCTACAGGCTATTTTTATTACCAGGTTTTTTAACGGTTTTTCCAGATCGACTAGGCCTGCTTTAATCCCCTCAGAAAGCTCAATAATAGTATTCCCAAAAACTTCCTCCAAATCGTGGTCACTGAAAACAATGAATTTTTTTCTTAAAAAGCCGATCACGGGTTCGGCTATTCGATCATAGAGCATTAATAATGCGCTTTGGTGAATGCCTGGATCATCCTCCATTAAGAGGATTCTTATATCCTCATCATCAATCGTATTTTCCTTCATAAATCGTCGGTCTAAATCTTCGAGGCATCATACCTCCACCATCTACCTCGTAATTATTGCTGGGTAGGGATGGTTTTTTTCTTTTTTCTTTGGCTCGTGTTGTTTGAATATAAATACGATGTGAAATCTCTACCTACATAAAGATAGGCGATTGCTACTTCTTGGATATCTGCGGTGTTAGTTTGGCGCTTATCTAATCGCTTTGCGAGGTTGGAATCTGATATTCAGGGAAACCGCTAGGCAACGACTTGGAAAGGAAAACAAGCTCGCCCTTGCGGGTAAAACGATTTAGGGAAGATTTACGGTTTAAAATCGAAGGGATTGGACTCTTTTCATCAGGGAACAACCCCATAGTGACGATGCACGAACTTCCACAGACAAGCAGCGAGAGGCTTATCACCAAACAAATGGTGGCGAAGCGTCTATCTGTCTCCACTCGCACGGTCGACAGGCTGGCTAAGGAAGGCATTTTGAAGAAGGTCTATTTGAGGGACACCGTTCGTTTTCGTGAACACGATATCGATCAAATCGTGGTCAATGGCATTTGATTAGAATTGCCGTAGTAAATTCAATCACGGAAATACACGTTTTTTGTGAATGCCAAATAAGGACGGATGGCGACATATCAGGGCTAATGAAACTGCCCATCATCTGCCCATCACGGAATTCTCTAGCATCAAAAAAGGAGCTACGATTTCTCGTAACTCCTTCATTATAAAGTGGTGGGCAGGGCTGGATTCGAACCAGCGTACTCATACGAGAGCAGATTTACAGTCGGACGGTGTTTTCGTAACCCTTTGATGCTTAGTTCTTAATATTCTTCAACAACACCCATGTTCGGTATATTCTCGACTTTTAGAGGCAATACGGGCAGTAATATTACACCGACAGATTATGCCTCGGACCCCTAAATTCCAGATCCAGAAGACGCCATCAGGATGGATGGTTAACGTCCCGGCGTCGATGACTGAATCCGGGAAACGTGAGCGTCATTTTCATAAGACACGCGATCTAGCCAAGGAGCATACCATCAAGCTCAGGGATGAGTTCAACAAACACGGAGCTGGCGCTTCAGCTATCCGACCCGCACTAGCTGAAGACGCGGCCAAGGCCTCAGCCATATTGAAGCCTTGGGGTCTATCGCTAACGGAAGCGGCCCAGCGAGTAGCCAAAGAGCTTAAACTGCAAGAGGCTAGCGTAGCCATAGAGGATGCCTACGAAGCGTGGTTTAAGAGCTTAGATGGCCTTCGCCCTCGTAGCATCAAAAGTTACCGGCTGACCTTAACTCGTATGATGGCCGCGATGCCTGGAAGACTGCTTTCTACTATCACCGCTGAAGAGATAACCGGTGCTATTAAGACCACCGGAATAAGCTCTGCTACCTACGCACTGCATAGAAGAAATGCTCGCGCATTCTGGAACTGGTGTGACAAGCACGACTGGTGCGACAAGAATGTATTTTCCAATGTAGAATCTCCACGCAAGGGTTCTGATAAGGAGATCGAGTATCTCTCTCCCGAAGAAGCCGCCACTCTACTGCAAGTAGCAGAAGAAGCCTATCCTCTTGCTGTCCCCATGTACGCTGTTGCTTTATTCGCCGGCGTACGGGCCGAGGAGTTACACCGCTTGGAAGAAAAACACGTCAATGACGAGGGCATCGATCTACCCGGTGAGATTACTAAAAAAGGTCGCAGGAGGCATATCGCTTTAAGTGATACGCTCCGATCCTGGCTCTCAGTGTATCCGTTCAAGCACTGTCCAAACTGGCGTCAAATCGACTGTGCCGTCCGAAGGCTGGCGGGCTGGGATGTGTCGTCCCCTCTCCTAGGGTCTCCACCAGAGCCTACACGCGGCAAGTGGCCACAGAACGCGCTTCGGCATACCCATGCAAGTTATGCCATTGCATCAGGGGTTTCGCTTGAATCGATGCTTTTCGAGTTCGGGCATGTAGGCGGTGTGGAGACCCTCAGGAAACACTACCTTGGCAGAGCTACTAAAGCTCAGGCCAAAGAATTTTTTACTCTACGTCCATTGGACCCAAACTCCTGACTGGCAACCTACAAACATCAGGCTAAACCATGAATAATGACGAGATACTAGCTGCGTGCATAAAACTAAAAGCATCCGTTAAGGCGGCACCGATAGAGCACCTTAGAAAACCGATTGAAGAAGAATCGGAATTAGATCTAACGCGCTCCCTCCAATCCGCACGAGAATGGGTAGAGGATCTAATGCTCTGTGCTGGGCTCGGCTACGAGAAAGCTGTTAAGGAGTTGGCATTTCTCGGGAATCAGATTGCTATGTTTTTAGCTCAGGAAGCTGTTAGCGCGCAGCAGCACAACGGACATCCGCCAGCTGAATCTGTAACGACCGATTCGCCGCAGGCTAATTCGTGGAGAGAGGAGCTTGAAGACGCTGTTAGCGCTTTAGCCACGGTTCCTGTGAACACCATAAAACAGGCAATAGGCCCCGCCTTTGGAGAACTGCCTCCTTCAAAATTTTCGTTCCCCTTTCGCATATTGGTCGAGAATGACGGGCGCCCTCCAACAGATCGAGTTCGTCTGATCACGGAAATAGCCGATAGTCTGATCCAGCAAAAACTAACAAACCGAATAGCCCCTAAGGTAAAGAAGTTTATAAATTACTCATGGTATTGGCCCATATCTGCTTCAGCTACGGACTACCAGCGCAACAGAAAGCTACAAGAGATTATGCCTCCTATAAATCTTGGAGGCTCCATCGCAGCTTGCCTGAGTAAATCTCCTAGAGGGAACACTACGCCCTTACCCATCTGCTTAGAAATTTTTCGGATCTTGGAGCACGAGAGAACAAAACCAAGATCGCAGAAACATCTAGAGGAGTTGAGAGACGGCGACGCGAAAGAAGACCCCTACCCTATCTCTAAGCTAATAGATTTAGCGGAACACCCTAAATACGCAGCTCCAAGACTTACCCCAGCTGCGCCGTGGAACTTGGAAAACATTTGGATTAGAAAAGCCGCATTACTTGAGCCATTAACAGAATCAAATATGGTTCTCTGGGTTGAGGCCGCATTTTGTTTGGTCGCCTCAAAATGTGAAGGTAAGTTCGCTAACTACAAATGGCCTGAGGGAATCTCGAAACGTATAGCTAGCGCAGAATCTGCACGTGCAGGAGTTAAAAAATTCCTCCAAGAAGGGTTCGAAACTCTGGTAAACCATTAGGCATAGAGCCCCCAACTCACCGGGTTTCCAACTTGCTACGGTCAAGCCTAAACTCTGACGCTAAGTATTTTTTAAGTAGCAGGTCATGCTACTGACGCCCGCGCCCTCCGAGGTAAAAGGAGGGCTGTGAAGCATAAACATCATATTCCGAAAATTCAACTCGAAGAGAGCGCATACGTCAGAGCATCCGACGTAGCCCGGCTCTACGGCGTCACTTCGCGTTACATTCTCCAGCTCGCTGCTGCGGGAACTATCCCCAGCCTGCGCCTAGGAAAGAAGTGTGTCCGCTTTGATCTCGATGCGGTGGCACTCGCTCTTGAGGGAGAAGACTGAAGATACATGTGCAAATTTCTGGCCGGGAATCTCTGGGCACCCGGGCAGCCGCCTAAGTCCCATAAAACGAACAATACAAATACCATGACTACAATTAATCCTCCAGAGGAGGAACCCAAAAAAGAAACCCCCGACACCAACAACACCAACCCAGATAGTAAAGTGAACCCCAATAATAACAAGCCCACTCCGCCGGACGGAGAACATGACCAAAACAATACGAACCCAAAAGAACCTATGGACAATGATTATACCAAGCCACCAGGCGATGCAGAAAAAGACGACTGCACCGAGCTAACGATGCAGTCTGAGGAAGGGAGCCCAAGCGACAATACCGAGCCTCTTTCCACCGAAGATACTAGCAAAAACCCGACAGAAGTCACCCCTAAAGGTGGAGATATCTTCGATGATTTGACGGCCCTTGGTCGCTCGCTCGATGAGGTCGTGCCGTCGGAGAAATTGCTGACCTCGCTCCCTATGAGGAAGCCCAAAGGGGATGAGTGGGTGCGCTGCCATCCGGAACTCGTAACCAGCATTAACATCTACGAGAACAAAGACGCTCGCGAATACTACCTTGTATTGCCCGAGTTCATCGAACCCCTCAGGGATATGGTACGGCACGTACAGTTAATGCTGGCAGTGAATTATGCGGGGGTTCCGTTTTTGTGGCCAGTCCCGGTGCCAACGACACGACAGTCACACCACTCGTATGTTTCGGCCTTCGCGGCCGCAGAGCAAGCGATGAAAGAATGGGTTCGGATCTCTTGGGGCAGCGGGGACTGGGAGGTCTTCCGCCGTCGCACTGCGGGTAATGAGCCAGTTTGGCCTCAGGAAATCTCCAATGCGAGCGAAATGCTACGTTTCGCTTCCAAGTCGGGTGCTTTCGAGATTATCAACAGCATGGACCATCCTGTCATTAAACACCATTTGGGTCTCGACTAATTCAACCTCATTACAGGTCCACCCGCTTCGTGTGGGTGGACCTGTTTTCCATAGATTATGAATACCATAATTGGTGATTTTGAATACGATCACCCGCCAGGAGAACAGCCTCGCCCCAAGTGTGTAGCTTGGCATAATGTGGACACTGGCGAGTCTGGAAAGCTCTGGCTGGCTGGACATAACGCGCCAAGCCCGTTTCCGGAGAAGTTTCGTATGGTTGCCCACTACGCCATGGCCGAGCTTGCCTGCTTCCTCACATTAGGCTGGCCATTACCCGATGAGGTCATCGATACCCTTGCGGAGGCCCGAGGAATTCGTGGACAAGTCAAACCTCCCGGCGGGGGGTGGGGCTTGCTGCCGGTAGCCCAAATGTGCGGTGCGCAGACGATGTGTTGTGAACACAAGGACGACATGAGGACCCTCGCTATGCTGGATGAGGTTCCTCCCGACAAGCGTGAAGAACTCATGGAATACTGTCTCGACGATGTGAAGGCCTGCTTGGCCATCTGGGAATGTCTAAGTCCGCAGATGAACATGCCTGAAGCCATCCTCAGGGGGCGGTATCTCAAGGCGCTCGCTCGGGTCGAAAGTCGTGGCATCCCTGCTGACACTGACCTGGTCAGGAAGCTTCAGGTGTCGACCGATGAAATAAAGGAAACCATATGGGCACATGCTCGCGAAGCTTATCCTGGCGTTATTAACGAAGCGGGCAACTTCGTGAATGCCGGTTGGCTTGAGTGGTGCAGTGGCGCCAACATCCCATGGCCTCTATTGCCCTCGGGACAGGCAAAACTGGATGCGGACACTTTCAAAGAAATGGGAACACGTTACCCTGAAGTTCAGACGATGGCTTATGCCAAAAAGTTGAGAGGCCAGGTCCGGGAACATGAGTTCCCGGTGGGTGAAGATGGGAGACTTCGCTGCATGTTGGCCCCCTTTGGCTCCGATACCGGTCGGAATCAACCTTCCAACTCAAAGTTCATCTTTGGTGCCAGCGCGTGGCTGCGTTCAGTGGTCGCGGCACCTGCGGGTAAGGTTCTCGCTT of Akkermansiaceae bacterium contains these proteins:
- a CDS encoding ThiF family adenylyltransferase, which translates into the protein MKPLLKISDALLTQVLDDLDRPHDHAYERLGFLSFKVISNGEQPLLLCHDYHIIPDEHYIEDMSCGARMSEEAIHAAMQRSIDSGSGQLWVHTHGRDYSTIPSPTDLEEGPKVARSISNISPGQLHGWAVLSERSLSGQILALDRTISPLQKMTVVGWPMTLYKGRDALFYENHTSQDDRYDRQSFLGNDAAGVIAGAKIGIIGLGGGGSHINQQLAHIGFQNTVLCDYDTITNTNLNRLVGGTKGCVEDELDKTIVAEVLYRGLQPDALIDSRPLRWEEKIEALNDCDVIIGCVDSFSARRDIEYFCRARMIPMIDIGMIVVNDLESPPRMHGQAAISIPGEICLHCLRVITEENLAEEAQDYGAGPQPQVVWPNGVLASTAIGYLMHLVTGWSRHGAMPARMDYNGIEQTLKPSGLLSLLSGIKCPHYSQKDLGDPVIKPL
- a CDS encoding sigma-70 family RNA polymerase sigma factor — translated: MKENTIDDEDIRILLMEDDPGIHQSALLMLYDRIAEPVIGFLRKKFIVFSDHDLEEVFGNTIIELSEGIKAGLVDLEKPLKNLVIKIACRRGIDLLRKKNPKRKVDPDYHGDIASILISSGVSSDWAVLASQGVAADIIEEFRTLIPTLPRMQRIVADAMEGAFPISLSVDELCQEIEKNTGERPTLASAKAARLALRKKFSDVLYCKN
- a CDS encoding ImmA/IrrE family metallo-endopeptidase, with the protein product MISKNETLADEVLDAHEIEQAPVDVFGIATRENISLCPVTKCSSDFFGRIEYHTEVNRFLLYYPDNLDAAETRVRFSVAHELGHFFIPEHREVLMSGKTHNSQPGFFCDEPMEREADAFAAALLIPSILLEKKMARDSVLTLEQVLAVAKECNASRECSAIRYTKFTEEPCVVVISENGVVKYGIPSDEANAMGYWISKGSKIPTCSAASSTDSTTNITEKKFCSKTWFPTSFREIDMWEESISLGYGGLILTMLSWDAVD
- a CDS encoding RNA polymerase sigma factor, whose translation is MESAQEPNNTEDWINELEGPLTRFALSVGLSSHDAEDAVQDALIALVRTLEKKPDSIRSPKAYAFTIVRNNANKRFRERTRRNEVEMPEHLPETPDEDDIYQEPVLKESFQSAYANLSVLERDLLQKYYVEKWTYEQIGSELGCSAQNAWKTIKKIVSNTLTGELRKALYQVDPDLANELFPH
- a CDS encoding DNA polymerase I, yielding MNTIIGDFEYDHPPGEQPRPKCVAWHNVDTGESGKLWLAGHNAPSPFPEKFRMVAHYAMAELACFLTLGWPLPDEVIDTLAEARGIRGQVKPPGGGWGLLPVAQMCGAQTMCCEHKDDMRTLAMLDEVPPDKREELMEYCLDDVKACLAIWECLSPQMNMPEAILRGRYLKALARVESRGIPADTDLVRKLQVSTDEIKETIWAHAREAYPGVINEAGNFVNAGWLEWCSGANIPWPLLPSGQAKLDADTFKEMGTRYPEVQTMAYAKKLRGQVREHEFPVGEDGRLRCMLAPFGSDTGRNQPSNSKFIFGASAWLRSVVAAPAGKVLAYVDYSAQEPAIAGYLSSDTAMMDDYRSGDPYMAFAVRAGAVPDGATKETHPNERATYKVAALAVQYGMREESLAKKLGISISAARRLITQHQASYPAYWCWRQAVIDTVICGGSVSTSFGWQRKGRSKDSGTSIANFPVQATGAEILRVAIIALEEAGHRVVAPVHDAVLVELDEDGWEEELAEVRQLMSRAAAAVAPSIEIPTDVELVMPGQNYMDKRGAKFWELVAPIIGRAPITG